Proteins encoded by one window of Rariglobus hedericola:
- a CDS encoding response regulator produces MRRVLIVEDVCETRVWLRELVLAAFPESSVDEAGTLRRGLELCAKNAYDLAVVDLGLPDGSGLGVLRMLRATHAATLSVVTTVMGDDAHIVTALSAGAQGYLLKDQPREMLIRQLQQVREGIPALSPPVARRIMDHFKLTGPCEEPDAKLTTRELEVLGLIARGLRIADAACALGLAEGTVASHIKAIYRKLGINSRAEAALHANRMGLLGAEGRT; encoded by the coding sequence ATGCGACGCGTCTTGATTGTTGAGGATGTTTGCGAGACGCGGGTGTGGCTGCGTGAGCTCGTGCTCGCGGCTTTCCCTGAAAGCAGTGTGGACGAAGCCGGCACGCTGCGCCGGGGATTGGAGCTGTGCGCGAAGAACGCTTACGATCTCGCGGTGGTGGATCTCGGACTTCCCGACGGCTCGGGCCTGGGGGTGCTGCGAATGTTGCGTGCGACTCATGCAGCCACGCTTTCCGTGGTCACCACCGTGATGGGCGACGATGCGCACATCGTCACGGCGCTGTCGGCCGGAGCTCAAGGCTACCTCTTGAAAGATCAGCCGCGGGAGATGCTCATCCGGCAGTTGCAGCAAGTGCGGGAGGGGATCCCCGCGTTGTCTCCCCCGGTGGCGCGGCGGATCATGGATCACTTCAAGTTGACGGGACCCTGCGAAGAACCCGACGCAAAACTTACCACGCGGGAGCTGGAGGTGCTGGGGTTGATTGCTCGGGGACTGCGCATCGCCGACGCCGCCTGCGCGCTGGGACTCGCCGAGGGAACCGTGGCCAGCCACATCAAGGCGATTTATCGGAAACTCGGCATCAATTCACGGGCTGAAGCCGCGCTGCATGCCAATCGTATGGGCCTGCTGGGCGCCGAGGGCAGGACATAA
- the hisI gene encoding phosphoribosyl-AMP cyclohydrolase, with the protein MSFPARTNTAEIELGATLQPKFGSDGLIPCITQDIATGQVLMFAFMNAESLQHTLTTKKATYWSRSRNKLWCKGEESGNIQWVKELYTDCDQDVLLIKVEQTGAANASCHNGYKSCFYRQLESLDEAATGTNFKLAFNSQPLFDPKEVYKKK; encoded by the coding sequence ATGTCCTTTCCCGCCCGCACCAACACCGCCGAGATCGAACTCGGTGCCACCCTGCAACCCAAGTTCGGCTCCGACGGCCTCATCCCCTGCATCACGCAGGACATCGCCACCGGCCAGGTCCTCATGTTCGCGTTCATGAACGCGGAGTCCCTGCAACACACGCTCACAACCAAGAAAGCCACCTACTGGTCCCGCTCCCGCAACAAGCTTTGGTGCAAGGGCGAGGAGTCCGGAAACATCCAGTGGGTAAAGGAACTCTACACCGACTGCGACCAGGACGTGCTCCTCATCAAGGTCGAGCAAACCGGCGCAGCCAACGCCTCCTGCCACAACGGCTACAAGAGCTGCTTCTACCGCCAGCTGGAGAGCCTCGACGAAGCCGCCACCGGCACGAACTTCAAACTCGCGTTCAATTCCCAGCCGCTCTTCGACCCGAAAGAGGTCTATAAAAAGAAGTAA
- a CDS encoding gamma-butyrobetaine hydroxylase-like domain-containing protein encodes MKSPANIQLIGNEVAIVWEDGAESYFPMEDLRAASPSAANIGERDILGNQYGGDGPKKFPGVTVLGWEIVGNYAIRFDFSDGHKTGLFSYDFLRQLAERH; translated from the coding sequence GTGAAATCGCCCGCCAACATCCAACTCATCGGCAACGAAGTCGCCATCGTCTGGGAAGACGGTGCGGAGTCGTATTTCCCGATGGAAGACTTGCGCGCCGCGTCACCTAGCGCCGCCAACATCGGCGAGCGCGACATCCTTGGAAACCAATACGGCGGCGACGGCCCCAAGAAATTCCCCGGCGTGACGGTTCTCGGCTGGGAGATCGTCGGCAACTACGCCATCCGCTTCGATTTCAGCGACGGCCACAAAACCGGCCTCTTCAGCTACGACTTCCTCCGCCAGCTGGCCGAACGACATTGA
- a CDS encoding Dabb family protein — protein MLVHTVLFYLRSDLTDAQKLEFRNEGLESLRPISCVKQYFVGVPASIPPRAVVDLSFTFSITAIFDDVAGHNEYQVHPTHKAFIERFKSFWTKVQIYDAE, from the coding sequence ATGCTCGTCCATACCGTCCTCTTTTACCTGCGCTCTGACCTGACCGACGCGCAGAAACTCGAATTTCGCAACGAAGGCCTGGAGTCGCTACGGCCGATTTCCTGCGTGAAGCAATACTTCGTCGGCGTGCCGGCTTCGATTCCCCCGCGCGCGGTGGTGGATCTGAGCTTCACGTTCTCGATCACGGCGATCTTTGACGATGTCGCCGGCCACAACGAGTATCAGGTTCACCCGACGCACAAGGCGTTCATCGAGCGCTTCAAGAGCTTCTGGACGAAGGTGCAGATTTACGACGCGGAATAA
- a CDS encoding beta strand repeat-containing protein, whose protein sequence is MNSQYLRFPLLVASLLAALSPFSLSAAPVTWTGNGDANNSGDWVTPSNWSAYPTSADFATLGNVTSSSRTVTIKNGETANAGRLIFDQATSGSSNILTIASGGLLTGLSGSQTWAAPTAGTTTVNVGGTIEFTGGTGAFAINTGLNFTDNGAIIRSISASATPAFTFGGAVNVAVGSGGIAQISNTNTGQTLGATFGAASTLTVTSGTLEFFSARTFGGVGSVTTTLQGTTSIASGATLKLAVTSAAGIGSAGVALTNSGTLTQSGKVTTSSRGGGGPSTITNSGTWAVSGSGVIEKLTNTASTAVTVFTNTGTLRGSTTSDSLNYDHEVSAGSDLIFTNSGIIAAGNGSNGSGLTSVGTLTFIDFNITHSVTTSSLVFDIGGTTGGQFDVIALQSSQMALTNATLAINLVNGFTPSSSFALDILTSDVPSSISGSFVGITVNGSANPNYSFNYNSTTGIGTLSYNAIPEPSTYAAAAGLLSLGAGILRRRRTVKVAA, encoded by the coding sequence ATGAATTCGCAATACCTCCGCTTCCCGTTGCTCGTTGCCTCTCTTCTGGCTGCACTTTCTCCGTTCTCGCTTTCCGCCGCGCCCGTCACTTGGACCGGCAATGGCGACGCCAATAATAGCGGTGACTGGGTGACCCCTTCCAACTGGTCCGCTTACCCTACCAGCGCCGACTTCGCCACGTTGGGCAACGTCACCAGCAGCTCACGCACGGTCACAATCAAAAACGGCGAAACCGCCAATGCCGGCCGCCTCATCTTCGACCAGGCCACTAGCGGCAGTTCAAACATCCTCACGATTGCCTCGGGCGGCCTCCTCACCGGACTAAGCGGAAGCCAGACTTGGGCCGCCCCCACCGCAGGCACCACCACGGTCAATGTCGGCGGCACGATTGAGTTCACCGGTGGAACTGGCGCTTTCGCCATCAACACCGGACTCAACTTCACAGACAATGGCGCGATCATCCGCAGCATCAGTGCATCAGCCACCCCGGCCTTCACGTTTGGCGGCGCGGTCAACGTCGCGGTGGGTTCCGGCGGAATCGCCCAAATCTCCAACACCAACACCGGACAGACCCTCGGTGCCACCTTCGGCGCCGCGTCAACCTTGACGGTGACCTCGGGCACCTTGGAGTTTTTCAGTGCCAGAACATTCGGCGGCGTCGGCAGCGTCACCACAACCCTTCAAGGAACCACCTCCATCGCCTCGGGCGCCACCCTTAAGCTGGCCGTCACTTCGGCTGCTGGCATCGGCAGCGCGGGTGTCGCGTTGACGAATTCCGGCACCCTCACCCAAAGCGGCAAAGTCACCACTAGCTCCCGTGGCGGCGGCGGCCCGAGCACGATTACGAATTCCGGCACTTGGGCCGTCTCCGGCTCGGGCGTGATCGAGAAACTCACCAACACCGCTTCCACCGCCGTCACCGTCTTCACCAACACGGGAACATTGCGCGGCAGCACCACGAGCGACTCGCTCAACTACGATCACGAGGTCAGCGCCGGCTCCGATCTCATCTTCACCAACTCGGGTATCATCGCCGCGGGCAACGGCTCCAACGGCTCCGGACTCACCTCCGTCGGGACGCTCACCTTCATTGATTTTAACATTACCCACAGCGTCACCACGTCCTCGTTGGTCTTCGACATCGGTGGCACCACCGGCGGCCAGTTCGACGTGATCGCGCTGCAGTCCAGTCAAATGGCTCTCACCAACGCCACGCTCGCGATCAATCTCGTCAACGGCTTCACGCCCTCGTCTTCGTTCGCCCTGGACATCCTCACCTCCGACGTGCCGTCCTCGATCAGCGGCAGCTTCGTCGGTATTACGGTCAACGGCAGCGCCAACCCCAACTACAGTTTCAACTACAACAGCACCACCGGCATCGGCACGCTGTCCTACAACGCGATTCCCGAGCCTTCGACTTACGCTGCCGCGGCGGGTCTGCTTTCTCTGGGCGCAGGCATTCTCCGCCGCCGTCGCACCGTAAAAGTTGCCGCCTGA
- a CDS encoding LacI family DNA-binding transcriptional regulator: protein MSKVAASTVVSAAEPSSEGSRGRAVTVTTIARIAGVSAGAVSSLLTSADGRGRVSPRTRDVILKTCRDLGYQPKDPKALNLIYPELGGYCFLLPKSIENGLHGSSYYSHFFSGVVEALADQAGQITFCQFDEHMDYHAHPEALPAPLRSGTATKFLCAGQANLSLLESIQAMGARAVYLGQYQPLQGMASVVPDYASGTRQILTHLIGLGHRRIAFSLGPLGANAYNILEQRRTIEAVLAEQKINLPPDYSFFGVLGAEGGIAAIDNIMRCSERPTALYCFNDSSAAGAIGRAQQLGLRVPEDISITGFDDVPLAASLHPSLTTVHTPITEIGRTGVCELQAMLTLDEEDVSKRPPRKVVIPTTLVIRNSTARPSM from the coding sequence ATGTCGAAAGTCGCTGCTTCCACCGTTGTCTCTGCCGCCGAACCGTCGTCCGAGGGCTCCCGGGGACGTGCGGTGACCGTTACCACGATTGCGCGGATCGCCGGCGTGTCGGCCGGAGCGGTCTCTTCGCTCCTTACGAGCGCGGACGGGCGCGGGCGGGTGAGTCCGCGCACCCGCGATGTGATCCTGAAGACCTGCCGTGATTTGGGTTATCAACCGAAGGATCCGAAGGCTCTGAACCTCATTTATCCCGAGTTGGGCGGTTATTGCTTCCTGTTGCCCAAATCTATAGAGAACGGTCTGCACGGTTCGTCCTACTACTCCCACTTCTTTTCGGGTGTCGTCGAGGCGCTGGCCGACCAAGCCGGACAGATCACGTTCTGCCAGTTCGATGAGCACATGGACTACCACGCTCATCCGGAGGCCTTGCCCGCCCCGCTCCGTAGCGGCACGGCGACCAAGTTTTTGTGTGCCGGCCAGGCCAACCTAAGCCTCCTCGAATCCATACAGGCCATGGGTGCCCGTGCCGTTTACTTGGGCCAGTATCAACCGCTGCAAGGCATGGCCTCCGTGGTGCCCGACTACGCCAGCGGCACGCGGCAGATTCTCACTCATCTGATCGGATTGGGGCACCGCCGGATCGCCTTCTCGCTGGGACCGCTCGGCGCCAACGCCTACAATATTCTGGAACAGCGACGGACCATCGAAGCCGTTCTGGCGGAGCAAAAGATCAACCTTCCGCCGGACTACAGCTTTTTTGGCGTGCTGGGTGCGGAGGGCGGAATCGCCGCCATCGACAACATCATGCGCTGCAGCGAACGCCCCACCGCGCTTTATTGCTTCAACGACTCCTCCGCCGCCGGCGCCATCGGTCGTGCCCAGCAGCTTGGGCTGCGCGTCCCCGAAGACATCAGCATCACCGGTTTCGACGATGTTCCGTTGGCGGCTTCACTGCATCCCTCGCTCACCACCGTGCATACGCCCATCACGGAAATCGGCCGCACCGGCGTGTGCGAACTCCAGGCGATGCTGACGCTTGACGAAGAAGATGTCTCCAAACGCCCTCCGCGCAAAGTGGTGATTCCCACCACGCTGGTGATCCGCAACTCCACGGCACGTCCGTCCATGTAA
- a CDS encoding acyl-CoA dehydrogenase family protein, producing the protein MNATEDTPSTIDTSKMTQGQREALEMTESARSVSAYRSFAGDLFMGRFSLDHIYPFPLQPAADVEAGRAFLTELETILRDETDPDQIDADGEIPDALIERLARLGAFGIKIPKDYGGLGLSQTNYSRAAQLLGSVDGNLTALLSAHQSIGVPQPLKLFGTEDQKAKYLPRVAKGEISAFALTETGVGSDPARMETRAEPDPDGEHFILNGEKLWCTNSVKAGVIIVMARTPDKVVHGKPRSQITAFLVEMNTPGVELVTRCHFMGLRALYNGVVRFTNVRLSRDAIVGGEGRGLKVALTTLNTGRLTIPAACVGFMKRSLGYAREWSAARVQWGAPIGEHAAIAAKLARMAANTFATEAMVMLTSSLVDRDKADIRLEAAMCKLWGSEAAWQSIDDLLQIRGGRGYETAASLKNRGEKPVPVERMMRDSRINLIFEGSSEIMRLFLAREALDPHLKVVGTVLDSRQPLGKRAAAALKAGGFYALWYPRLYLPSGGVPSDISPACRPALRYVSRTSHRLARALFHAMARYGPALEKRQLLLGRVVDIGSELFAITATALYADALLKRDDPTHSKEDLESLVRVFTDQSRSRIAAAFAGLSHNHDSTDYTFAQTLLDDARHAGLRDGIVK; encoded by the coding sequence TTTCTCGCTCGATCACATTTACCCGTTCCCGCTGCAACCTGCCGCCGACGTCGAGGCCGGACGCGCCTTTCTGACTGAACTCGAAACCATCCTGCGCGACGAAACTGATCCCGATCAGATCGATGCCGATGGCGAAATCCCCGACGCGTTGATCGAGCGTCTCGCGCGCCTCGGAGCGTTTGGTATCAAAATCCCCAAAGACTACGGCGGCCTCGGCCTCTCGCAGACCAATTACTCCCGCGCCGCGCAACTCCTCGGCAGCGTCGACGGCAATCTCACCGCGCTCCTCTCCGCCCACCAATCCATCGGCGTGCCCCAGCCGCTCAAACTCTTCGGCACCGAAGACCAGAAGGCCAAATACCTGCCGCGCGTCGCGAAGGGCGAAATCTCCGCCTTCGCCCTCACCGAGACCGGCGTCGGCTCCGACCCCGCTCGCATGGAAACCCGCGCCGAGCCCGATCCCGACGGCGAACACTTCATCCTCAACGGCGAAAAACTCTGGTGCACCAACAGCGTGAAGGCCGGTGTTATCATCGTGATGGCGCGCACACCCGACAAAGTCGTCCACGGCAAACCGCGCAGCCAGATCACCGCCTTCCTCGTCGAGATGAACACGCCCGGCGTGGAGCTGGTCACGCGCTGCCACTTCATGGGCCTGCGCGCGCTCTACAACGGCGTCGTGCGCTTCACCAACGTCCGGCTCTCCCGCGACGCCATCGTCGGCGGCGAGGGTCGCGGCCTCAAAGTCGCGCTCACCACGCTCAACACCGGGCGCCTCACCATTCCCGCCGCCTGCGTCGGCTTCATGAAGCGCAGCCTCGGCTACGCCCGCGAGTGGTCCGCCGCCCGCGTGCAATGGGGCGCCCCCATCGGCGAACACGCCGCCATCGCTGCAAAGCTCGCCCGCATGGCCGCCAACACTTTCGCCACCGAGGCGATGGTCATGCTCACGTCGTCGCTCGTGGATCGTGACAAGGCCGACATCCGCCTTGAAGCCGCCATGTGTAAACTCTGGGGCAGCGAAGCCGCCTGGCAGTCCATCGACGACCTCCTGCAAATCCGCGGAGGTCGCGGTTACGAAACCGCCGCCTCGCTCAAAAACCGCGGCGAGAAACCCGTCCCCGTCGAGCGCATGATGCGCGACAGCCGCATCAACCTCATCTTCGAAGGTTCCTCCGAAATCATGCGCCTCTTCCTCGCCCGCGAGGCGCTCGACCCGCACCTCAAAGTCGTCGGCACCGTCCTCGATTCGCGCCAGCCGCTCGGCAAACGCGCCGCCGCCGCGCTTAAAGCCGGTGGCTTCTACGCGCTGTGGTATCCTCGCCTTTACCTGCCATCGGGCGGCGTTCCCTCCGACATCTCGCCCGCCTGCCGCCCCGCGTTACGCTACGTGTCACGCACAAGTCACCGCCTCGCCCGTGCGCTGTTTCATGCGATGGCGCGCTACGGCCCGGCCCTCGAAAAACGCCAGCTCCTGCTCGGCCGCGTCGTGGACATTGGCAGCGAACTCTTCGCGATCACCGCCACCGCGCTTTACGCGGACGCATTGCTCAAACGCGACGATCCCACGCATTCCAAGGAAGACCTCGAATCCCTCGTCCGCGTCTTTACCGATCAATCACGAAGCCGCATCGCCGCGGCCTTCGCCGGCCTGTCGCACAATCACGACTCCACCGACTACACCTTCGCCCAGACGCTGCTCGACGATGCCCGTCACGCCGGGCTGCGCGATGGGATCGTGAAATAA